Sequence from the Aquimarina sp. Aq107 genome:
AAGTACTTAAAATTAGGTAAATCTGAGATCTCATTAAACCTATCATATTGTTGCCAATGACGGCCAATTAAATAAAACTGTCGATCAGGCATGTTTTTAACTAAATCAAGAACTAAGTCTGGGTTTTTCCGATCACTAAATGTTGAGCAAAATCCTATACCACCAGAACCTCTTTCGTGCGAATAAAAGAAAGAAGAAGAGGTAGCAATATGCATGACTTTAAGAATACCAGGTTTTACACCTAAATCTATTAAATACTTCTTGATATCAGAATTTAGACAAATAACATAATCCGCTTTATTAAGACACCAAACTACGTGAGTTTTAGAATATTTTTTGGACCAAGTGGGATGTGTGAACATCACTACATTTTTTTTAAACAAAATACTTGGAGTACTCCTTAAGCATCGACAAAAATAGTTTTGGTAAATAAAATAATACGCATCTGCTTTTGGCAAATTCTTTAACTTATTATGATAAAATGTAGTTGCATTTAAAGATGAATATTTAGATAACCGTCTTACTTTAGCTCCAAAAATCCAATCTTTATCCTTTTCTCTAGCGATATAAACTGCTTTGTTTATTATCCTTCTAGATTTATTTTTTCTTAAGACAGAAAATAATATAACAACAATATATTTCCATTTATGAATTAGTGAAAAATATAATTGTTCTTTTAAGTTACTTTTTCCTGACATAACTACTTCTCTTTTTAATCTTCTCTTTACATGAAAAAACAACTAACTTTTCACTAAAAACTAACTAAATAGGACTTTTAGACACTCTTTCTTTGTATTTTTTCTTCCAAAAAAATATTCTCTTTTTAATACGTATTTTACGATAAAAACGATGTTGAAAATCTTTGGTATATCCCCACATAAGATCAAATACCTTTGCCTTATCTTCTCCACTACATTTTGCATATTCATCACTCATAACTTCTATCATAGATTTATGAATAGTTAAACGTGCAAAATTTTTAATACGAGTTTCAAGATTCATGTTACCAAATTCCATGCGATTAAGATCTACTAAATAAAAATCATAACCGTTTTCCTTTCTTTTTATTAAAGTATTTCCAGGAGAATGATCCAAAAAGTTCACTCCATTCTTATGTAAAGTATATGTAAACCTAGTAAAAGCTCTTAGTATTTCTTCATGATCAGAAATGCTAAAATCAGTAGTTAATTCTCTATAGGTAAGATCAGCTTCTACTAATTCACTTATATAAAAACTCTTTTTAAATAGAAAAGAAGTACTCCTTATTTCATAGGCAATTGGAAAAGGAGTCTTAATCTCTAATTCTAATAGTTTATTAGCATATCTATATGATCGCTCCGCCTTTGATTTTCTAAAAAACCTGTAAACAATTTGGTTGACAATATTGGGGATTTTAAAAGATTTGATAGCAAATTTCTTATCCCCTACAGTAACTATCTTTATGACATTTCGTTCAGCATCTCCTAAAATTTCTTTATGATTATCAAAATCAACAATTGCCTTTTCAATAGCTGGAGTCAAATCAGTATGACCTGGATGTACAACCAAGTTTTTTTTCATGGTCGTTAGGTGTTTTCGAATTTTGCTACAGTTGCGTATTGAGGATACCTAATATCTAGTTGAGTAAATAATACCGGAATGTTATACAAGTACGGTTTTATAGATCTACTTCGGTTAATACCTGTATGTACTAAAACCTCATAACCTAGATCTTCATACATCCTTTGAATACTTTTTTTTGTAAAAAAACGTAGATGCGTTCTATCCATAACACCAAAATCCTCGTATTTCCAATCTTTCTGAACAAGAACTTTCATAAAGGTATTATGATATCTGACATTAGGAATAGAACTAATCAGCACACCGTTTGCAGTCAATTTATGCTTTATCTTATCCAAAACTAAATAAGGATCTACCAAATGCTCTAATACATCATTAAAATAAATTGCATCAAAATACTTATCTGGCAATTCATCTATATAATCTTCACATCTGCCAGAATAAACTTTATGCAATTTACTCTTGGCTACTTGAGCTTCTTTGTCCATATATTCTATACCCCAAACCTCTGCGCCTGTTGTATTTTTTAAGACTTCAGCAAAAGCTCCATTTCCACAGCCAACATCAATAATAGTTTTGGGGTTTTCCGGCAAATACTGAATCATTTCGTCTCTAATATTGTCGTAGTAACCACTAGGTTTATTTTCGTAATCCATTTGTTAAGTTATTCTGCAAATATATTTAAAATTAAACGATATAATTTCCATCAAAAAAACCTATTTAAATATTATTGATATTGGTATTCTCGCAATCAAGTAATATATTATTCGTTAAGAACATTATTAAAACAAAAACTAAACAAATTCCAATTGCTTGTTTTATCGAAATGCAACCTTTACTTTTGATCCTTAAGCGCATAAATTATTATGAAAGATATTTCGATTATACTAATCAATTACAATTCTTCTTCTTTTACTATAGATTGCATTAAGTCAATTATAGAGAAAACATCAAACGACATATCTTATGAATTTATTGTAGTTGATAACGCCTCAGAATTAGATGATTATCTTCTATTGGACAAAAAGATTAAAGAATTACAAGTCTCAAATCTAAAACTAATCCAAAGTAAGTATAATACTGGTTTTGGAGGAGGAAATATGCACGGAATACAATTTTCTAATGGAAAATATTACGCTTTCGTTAATAACGATACCATCCTACAAAATGATTGCCTAAATATTGTTTTTAATTTTCTAGAAAAAACGGAAGATGCATCAATATGTGCTCCTCAACAGTATAATGAACAAGGAGAGGTACAAAAGTCATTTGATCATTTTCTTTCTTTGCGTAGAGAATTATTTGGAAGAAAGTTATTAGAGAAACTTAACCCAACAAAATATCCTAAGAGAAAGAAAATCTATGATACTCCCGTTAAAGTACAAAGTGTACCTGGATCATTTTTAGTTGTTTCGGCAGATGCTTTCGAAAAAGTTGGAGGTTTTGATACTAATATATTTTTATATTACGAAGAAACAGATCTTTGCTATAGAATTTCGAAGAACATATCAAATGGTCTTTGTTATCTTGTTCCGCAGGGTCGTTACACTCATTTTAAGGGACAAAGTACTCAGAAAAGTATAGCCATTAAAAAGGAATTAAAAATTTCGCTATTATATGTTCTTAGAAAAAACTCTGGATACATAGCCTATCAGGTATTAAGATCTTGGTTAACCTTTAAGTTCTTTTTTAAATCTATTATTAAACCCAAAAACTTTTCTCTTTTTATACTTTTTCTAAAAGGCGCTTCTTTATCAGAGTCATTAAAATTAAAACAAACAATTGCAAGAAAGTAGTATGCATATTTTACATTTATCTGCTGTTAAAAACTGGGGTGGTGGCGAAAACCATATAGAAAACTTATGCTCTGAGCTAGCGTTATCAAATCCTGAAGTAAGGAATACAATTTTTTGTGTAAAAAATGGTGCATTTCATAAAAGATTAAAAAAAACCAAATTAAATTTTATTCCTGCTACTCTATGGCCAAAATTTGATCCTAGATTTTTTATAAAATTAGGTCAAGTATGCAAAAAACAAAAAGTAGACATCATCCACATTCATGATCCTAGTGCTATATTACTAGCCATTTTAGCAGATAAATTTTATAAACTACCTCCATTTGTTTTTAGTAAAAAAACTTCTTTTCCTATTAAACAACGTAAAAAGACATTGTACAAGTACAACTATACTAAAATTAAAAAAGTACTTTGTGTATCCGAAGAAACTCAGAAAATTGCCTCTGTAGGAATTGAAGACCAGGAAAAACTAATTACTATTTACCATGGAACAAATCTAAAAACCAAAAGTACAGAAACACCTTTTTTACTTAGGGAGAAATACAATCTAGCAAGTGACAAAGTCATCATAGGAAACATAGCTAATCACATTAGAGCTAAACATTTAGACACCTTAGTTGATGTTGTAGACAGTATTATTAATAAACAGAAAAGAAAAGAATTCTTCTTTATACAAATAGGTACGTTTACTGACAGAACTGAGGCTTTAAAAGAACGAATTAAAACATTAAATTTAGAAAACCATATAGAGTTTTTAGGATATACTCCAAATGCCTCTAACTTTTTACCACAATTTGATATAAGCCTTATTACTTCTCAAAGCGAAGGTGTTCCTCAGGTGATATATGAATCTTTTTATCATAAAACTCCAGTAATAAGTACTGATGTGGGTGGAATTCCAGAAATTGTTGACCAAGATATTAATGGCTTATTAAGTCCTATGCATACTCCTGAAAGTCTTTCTAAACATATTATAGAACTTTCAGAAAACCCATTAAAACAAAAGAGTTTTGTTGATAAAGGGTATGAAAAACTTATTACAAAATTCACAACAGCTAATATGGCTAA
This genomic interval carries:
- a CDS encoding glycosyltransferase family 4 protein, which translates into the protein MSGKSNLKEQLYFSLIHKWKYIVVILFSVLRKNKSRRIINKAVYIAREKDKDWIFGAKVRRLSKYSSLNATTFYHNKLKNLPKADAYYFIYQNYFCRCLRSTPSILFKKNVVMFTHPTWSKKYSKTHVVWCLNKADYVICLNSDIKKYLIDLGVKPGILKVMHIATSSSFFYSHERGSGGIGFCSTFSDRKNPDLVLDLVKNMPDRQFYLIGRHWQQYDRFNEISDLPNFKYFEEKPYDSYPDLYSKIDVFVSPSLIEGGPVPVLEAMMSNCVPVASRTGFCPDLITEGENGFLFDIDANYKEVIPLIEKAFLIKTDVRETVLPYTWENCSKKIDDLFIN
- a CDS encoding lipopolysaccharide kinase InaA family protein, with translation MKKNLVVHPGHTDLTPAIEKAIVDFDNHKEILGDAERNVIKIVTVGDKKFAIKSFKIPNIVNQIVYRFFRKSKAERSYRYANKLLELEIKTPFPIAYEIRSTSFLFKKSFYISELVEADLTYRELTTDFSISDHEEILRAFTRFTYTLHKNGVNFLDHSPGNTLIKRKENGYDFYLVDLNRMEFGNMNLETRIKNFARLTIHKSMIEVMSDEYAKCSGEDKAKVFDLMWGYTKDFQHRFYRKIRIKKRIFFWKKKYKERVSKSPI
- a CDS encoding bifunctional 2-polyprenyl-6-hydroxyphenol methylase/3-demethylubiquinol 3-O-methyltransferase UbiG gives rise to the protein MDYENKPSGYYDNIRDEMIQYLPENPKTIIDVGCGNGAFAEVLKNTTGAEVWGIEYMDKEAQVAKSKLHKVYSGRCEDYIDELPDKYFDAIYFNDVLEHLVDPYLVLDKIKHKLTANGVLISSIPNVRYHNTFMKVLVQKDWKYEDFGVMDRTHLRFFTKKSIQRMYEDLGYEVLVHTGINRSRSIKPYLYNIPVLFTQLDIRYPQYATVAKFENT
- a CDS encoding glycosyltransferase family 2 protein, whose protein sequence is MKDISIILINYNSSSFTIDCIKSIIEKTSNDISYEFIVVDNASELDDYLLLDKKIKELQVSNLKLIQSKYNTGFGGGNMHGIQFSNGKYYAFVNNDTILQNDCLNIVFNFLEKTEDASICAPQQYNEQGEVQKSFDHFLSLRRELFGRKLLEKLNPTKYPKRKKIYDTPVKVQSVPGSFLVVSADAFEKVGGFDTNIFLYYEETDLCYRISKNISNGLCYLVPQGRYTHFKGQSTQKSIAIKKELKISLLYVLRKNSGYIAYQVLRSWLTFKFFFKSIIKPKNFSLFILFLKGASLSESLKLKQTIARK
- a CDS encoding glycosyltransferase family 4 protein, giving the protein MHILHLSAVKNWGGGENHIENLCSELALSNPEVRNTIFCVKNGAFHKRLKKTKLNFIPATLWPKFDPRFFIKLGQVCKKQKVDIIHIHDPSAILLAILADKFYKLPPFVFSKKTSFPIKQRKKTLYKYNYTKIKKVLCVSEETQKIASVGIEDQEKLITIYHGTNLKTKSTETPFLLREKYNLASDKVIIGNIANHIRAKHLDTLVDVVDSIINKQKRKEFFFIQIGTFTDRTEALKERIKTLNLENHIEFLGYTPNASNFLPQFDISLITSQSEGVPQVIYESFYHKTPVISTDVGGIPEIVDQDINGLLSPMHTPESLSKHIIELSENPLKQKSFVDKGYEKLITKFTTANMAKQTLEVYKNIMLD